The Streptomyces phaeolivaceus genome has a window encoding:
- a CDS encoding class I SAM-dependent methyltransferase, whose translation MGQHHHGHQHDHGHQHHTDLDWAALAEHLEGQAELFAPLNRQAAAWVAARQPEPGLVVDVGSGPGVVTCLLADRFPGARVVALDGSGPLLERARARAERQGLADRFDTLEAELPHGLGDVNYPADLLWASRSLHHLGDQRAALAAFAERLAPGGVLALVEGGLPSRFLPRDIGIGRPGLQSRLDAAEDRWFGEMRAAQPGSVPEVEDWPGLLTAVGLRDATSRTFLLDLPAPVPEAARAYAVDQFRRGRGMLAEFLDASDLATVDRLLDPDDKAGLHHRTDLFVLAAHTVHVARR comes from the coding sequence ATGGGACAGCACCACCACGGCCATCAGCACGACCACGGCCATCAGCATCACACCGACCTCGACTGGGCCGCGCTGGCCGAGCACCTGGAGGGGCAGGCGGAGCTGTTCGCGCCGCTGAACCGGCAAGCCGCCGCCTGGGTGGCCGCGCGGCAGCCCGAACCGGGACTGGTCGTCGACGTCGGCAGCGGGCCGGGGGTCGTGACCTGTCTGCTGGCCGATCGGTTCCCCGGCGCCCGGGTCGTCGCCCTGGACGGCTCCGGGCCCCTGCTGGAGCGGGCCCGCGCCCGTGCCGAACGCCAGGGCCTCGCCGACCGGTTCGACACCCTGGAGGCCGAACTGCCGCACGGCCTGGGCGACGTGAACTATCCCGCCGACCTGCTCTGGGCCAGCCGCAGCCTGCACCACCTCGGCGACCAGCGGGCCGCCCTCGCCGCCTTCGCCGAACGCCTCGCGCCCGGCGGCGTTCTGGCCCTCGTCGAGGGTGGGCTGCCCAGCCGTTTCCTGCCGCGTGACATCGGCATCGGACGCCCCGGGCTCCAGTCGCGGCTCGACGCGGCGGAGGACCGGTGGTTCGGCGAGATGCGGGCCGCGCAGCCCGGCAGCGTCCCGGAGGTCGAGGACTGGCCGGGGCTGCTCACCGCCGTGGGCCTGCGCGACGCCACCTCCCGCACCTTTCTGCTGGACCTGCCGGCCCCGGTCCCGGAGGCCGCCCGTGCCTACGCCGTGGACCAGTTCCGGCGCGGCCGGGGCATGCTCGCGGAGTTCCTCGACGCCTCCGACCTCGCCACCGTCGACCGGCTCCTCGACCCCGACGACAAGGCGGGCCTGCACCACCGAACGGACCTCTTCGTCCTCGCGGCCCACACGGTGCACGTGGCGCGGCGGTGA
- a CDS encoding aldo/keto reductase, protein MSSKVPPIILNNGVEMPQLGFGVWQVPDDEAERAVTTALEAGYRSIDTAAIYGNEEGTGKALAKAGVARKDLFVTTKLWNADQGHDSTLRAFDESLDKLGLEYVDLYLIHWPMPAKGTFVDTFKAFEKLYADGRAKAIGVSNFLPEHLETLIEATDVIPAVNQIELHPHLQQLAAREYHAEQGIATEAWSPLGQGKGLLEVPAIIAIAQKHGRTPAQVVLRWHLQLGNVVIPKSVTPSRIKENIEVFDFSLDTEDIAAISALNEDRRIGPDPATFNQA, encoded by the coding sequence GTGAGCAGCAAGGTCCCCCCGATCATCCTGAACAACGGCGTCGAGATGCCCCAGCTGGGCTTCGGCGTGTGGCAGGTGCCGGACGACGAGGCCGAGCGGGCGGTCACCACCGCGCTGGAGGCCGGCTACCGCAGCATCGACACGGCCGCGATCTACGGCAACGAGGAGGGCACCGGCAAGGCCCTCGCCAAGGCGGGCGTCGCCCGCAAGGACCTCTTCGTCACCACCAAGCTCTGGAACGCCGACCAGGGCCACGACTCCACCCTCCGCGCCTTCGACGAGTCCCTGGACAAGCTGGGCCTGGAGTACGTGGACCTGTATCTGATCCACTGGCCGATGCCGGCCAAGGGCACGTTCGTCGACACGTTCAAGGCGTTCGAGAAGCTCTACGCCGACGGGCGCGCCAAGGCCATCGGTGTCTCCAACTTCCTTCCGGAGCACCTGGAGACGCTGATCGAGGCCACGGACGTCATCCCGGCGGTCAACCAGATCGAGCTGCACCCGCACCTTCAGCAGCTCGCCGCGCGTGAGTACCACGCGGAGCAGGGCATCGCCACCGAGGCATGGTCGCCGCTCGGCCAGGGCAAGGGGCTCCTGGAGGTCCCGGCGATCATCGCGATCGCGCAGAAGCACGGCCGTACCCCGGCCCAGGTGGTCCTGCGCTGGCACCTCCAGCTGGGCAACGTGGTCATCCCCAAGTCCGTGACCCCGTCCCGCATCAAGGAGAACATCGAGGTCTTCGACTTCTCCCTGGACACCGAGGACATCGCCGCGATCAGCGCGCTGAACGAGGACCGCCGCATCGGCCCGGACCCGGCGACCTTCAACCAGGCCTGA
- a CDS encoding Tat pathway signal sequence domain protein, with product MAPTRRNLLGAALGGAAAATVATPAPAAHAASWQLKWSPSASADGLRAFETLEDDRADSHTSAAPHIHATGDSWRFDMHTVDRDTSTDRQRHEVTGLRTSGGFLRWTEGQTWRVTYEMYIPTSLKATTSFTHIMQMKQPGAGTSPLVVQSLRRDGGTSRSGEAESGGGAQTIELKLPIDDILIGRTDLAPLHNSWVDVDFQVKVGKGAAGSVRWILKKGSTTLIDVSRGGVDTFLADRLRPKWGIYRSLGDTSGSLRNCHLLLRNMKGYQLV from the coding sequence ATGGCCCCCACACGAAGGAACCTCCTCGGCGCCGCGCTCGGCGGTGCCGCGGCGGCGACCGTCGCGACTCCGGCCCCCGCCGCGCACGCCGCCTCCTGGCAGTTGAAGTGGTCCCCCTCGGCGAGCGCCGACGGGCTGCGCGCCTTCGAGACCCTGGAGGACGACCGCGCCGACTCGCACACCTCTGCCGCGCCGCACATCCACGCCACCGGTGACAGTTGGCGGTTCGACATGCACACCGTCGACCGGGACACCTCCACCGACCGCCAGCGCCACGAGGTCACCGGCCTGCGCACGAGCGGCGGGTTCCTGCGCTGGACCGAGGGACAGACCTGGCGCGTCACCTACGAGATGTACATCCCGACCTCGCTGAAGGCGACCACCAGCTTCACGCACATCATGCAGATGAAGCAGCCCGGCGCCGGCACCTCGCCGCTCGTCGTGCAGTCCCTGCGCCGGGATGGGGGCACCTCCCGCTCGGGCGAAGCCGAGAGTGGGGGAGGGGCACAGACCATCGAACTGAAGCTGCCGATCGACGACATCCTGATCGGCCGCACCGACCTGGCGCCCCTGCACAACTCCTGGGTGGACGTCGACTTCCAGGTCAAGGTCGGCAAGGGCGCGGCCGGTTCGGTGCGTTGGATCCTCAAGAAGGGCTCGACCACCCTCATCGACGTCTCCCGCGGCGGCGTCGACACCTTCCTCGCCGACCGGCTGCGCCCCAAGTGGGGCATCTACCGTTCTCTCGGCGACACTTCGGGCTCCCTGCGGAACTGCCATCTGCTGCTGCGGAACATGAAGGGCTATCAACTGGTCTGA
- a CDS encoding AMP-dependent synthetase/ligase: protein MREFTNPPLASAPPVGGLADVVFEYAQEDPTYVALGRKDERGEWHDLTSAEFRDEVLALAKGLLAQGIRFGDRVAIMCRTRYEWTLFDYALWTVGAQVVPVYPTSSAEQVFWMLYDSQCTAAMVEHEDHAMTVATVIDRLPQLRRLWQLDVGAVQELYESGAHLDDEVVHRHRRAVTPESIATIIYTSGTTGRPKGCVISHANFTVEADTVIERWAPLFKSRRGDEAATLLFLPLAHVFGRMVQVAGIRGKVKFGHQPQLNAAVLLPDLAAFKPTFFLAVPYIFEKVFNASRRKAEREGKAGPFEKAVEVAVKYADAMEARAWGTGPGPSATLRMQHQFFDKMVYGKIREAMGGRIKYAMSGGSAMDRRLGLFFAGAGVHIFEGYGLTECTAAATANPPERTRYGTVGQPIPGMTVHIADDGEIWLRGPNVFQGYLNNPKATDETLHDGWLATGDLGSLDEDGYLTITGRKKEILVTSGGKSVSPVILEERVRDHPLVAQCIVVGNDRPYIAALVTLDSEAVEHWLQMHHKAKLSPAELVRDPELETEVRRAVVAANTLVSQAESIRTFRILAHQFTEEHGLLTPSLKLKRKAIEKAYGTEVEALYRA from the coding sequence TTGCGCGAGTTCACCAACCCTCCGTTGGCGTCGGCGCCGCCGGTGGGCGGCCTGGCCGACGTCGTCTTCGAGTACGCCCAGGAGGACCCCACCTATGTCGCCCTCGGCCGCAAGGACGAGCGGGGCGAATGGCACGACCTGACCTCCGCCGAGTTCCGCGACGAGGTCCTCGCGCTGGCGAAAGGGCTGCTGGCGCAGGGCATCCGGTTCGGCGACCGGGTCGCCATCATGTGCCGTACGCGCTACGAGTGGACCCTCTTCGACTACGCGCTGTGGACCGTCGGCGCCCAGGTCGTCCCGGTCTACCCGACCTCCTCCGCCGAGCAGGTCTTCTGGATGCTGTACGACTCCCAGTGCACGGCGGCCATGGTCGAACACGAGGACCACGCGATGACCGTCGCCACCGTCATCGACCGGCTGCCCCAGCTGCGCCGGCTCTGGCAGCTGGACGTGGGCGCGGTGCAGGAGCTGTACGAGTCGGGGGCGCACCTCGACGACGAGGTGGTGCACCGGCACCGGCGGGCGGTGACCCCCGAGTCGATCGCGACGATCATCTACACCTCCGGCACGACGGGCCGCCCCAAGGGCTGTGTGATCTCGCACGCCAACTTCACGGTCGAGGCGGACACGGTCATCGAGCGCTGGGCGCCGCTGTTCAAGTCCCGCCGGGGCGACGAGGCGGCGACGCTGCTGTTCCTGCCGCTCGCGCACGTCTTCGGGCGGATGGTGCAGGTCGCGGGCATTCGCGGGAAGGTCAAATTCGGTCATCAGCCCCAGCTCAACGCGGCCGTGCTGCTGCCCGACCTGGCCGCCTTCAAGCCGACGTTCTTCCTCGCGGTGCCGTACATCTTCGAGAAGGTCTTCAACGCGAGCCGCCGCAAGGCCGAGCGCGAGGGCAAGGCCGGGCCCTTCGAGAAGGCCGTCGAGGTCGCCGTGAAGTACGCGGACGCGATGGAGGCGCGGGCCTGGGGCACCGGTCCCGGCCCGTCGGCGACGCTGCGGATGCAGCACCAGTTCTTCGACAAGATGGTCTACGGCAAGATCCGGGAGGCGATGGGCGGCCGGATCAAGTACGCGATGTCCGGCGGCTCCGCGATGGACCGGCGGCTCGGGCTGTTCTTCGCGGGCGCGGGCGTCCATATCTTCGAGGGCTACGGGCTGACGGAGTGCACGGCGGCGGCGACCGCCAACCCGCCGGAGCGCACCCGGTACGGCACGGTCGGCCAGCCCATCCCGGGCATGACCGTGCACATCGCGGACGACGGCGAGATCTGGCTGCGCGGCCCCAATGTCTTCCAGGGCTATCTGAACAACCCCAAGGCCACCGACGAGACCCTGCACGACGGCTGGCTCGCCACCGGTGACCTGGGCTCCCTCGACGAGGACGGCTATCTCACGATCACCGGGCGCAAGAAGGAGATCCTGGTGACCTCGGGCGGCAAGAGCGTCTCGCCCGTGATCCTGGAGGAGCGGGTGCGCGACCATCCGCTGGTCGCCCAGTGCATCGTCGTCGGCAACGACCGTCCGTACATCGCCGCGCTCGTCACACTGGACTCGGAGGCGGTCGAGCACTGGCTCCAGATGCACCACAAGGCGAAGCTGTCACCGGCGGAGCTGGTGCGCGATCCGGAGCTGGAGACCGAGGTGCGGCGGGCGGTGGTCGCCGCCAACACCCTGGTCTCGCAGGCCGAGTCGATCCGTACGTTCCGGATCCTCGCGCACCAGTTCACCGAGGAGCACGGTCTGCTGACGCCTTCGCTGAAGCTGAAGCGGAAGGCGATCGAGAAGGCGTACGGCACCGAGGTGGAGGCGCTGTACCGGGCGTGA
- a CDS encoding LysR substrate-binding domain-containing protein: MYDPSHLRTFLAVAQTLSFTQAARRLGLRQSTVSQHVRRLEDAAGRQLFSRDTHAVELTEDGEAMLGFARRLLEVHEQATAFFTGTRLRGRLRFGASEDFVLTRLPEILEAFRHDHPEVDLELTVELSGTLHEQLTAGKLDLVLAKRRPEDPHGEPVWTDRLVWIGAERLRLDPDRPVPLIVYPPPGITRALALEALEREGRSWRVACTSGSLNGLIAAARAGLGVMAHSRRLVPPGLVRVPERAGLPELGEVDFVLVHGRRPGAAAGAADALAAAILSGGDRLHGQARGV, from the coding sequence GTGTACGACCCCTCCCACTTGCGCACCTTCCTCGCCGTGGCCCAGACGCTGAGCTTCACGCAGGCGGCCCGGCGGCTGGGGCTGCGGCAGTCCACGGTCAGCCAGCATGTGCGGCGGCTGGAGGACGCGGCCGGGCGGCAGCTGTTCTCCCGGGACACGCACGCGGTGGAGCTGACGGAGGACGGCGAGGCGATGCTCGGCTTCGCCCGGCGGCTCCTTGAGGTGCACGAGCAGGCGACGGCGTTCTTCACCGGGACCCGGCTGCGCGGGCGGCTGCGCTTCGGCGCGTCGGAGGACTTCGTGCTGACCCGGCTCCCGGAGATCCTGGAGGCGTTCCGGCACGACCATCCCGAGGTGGATCTGGAGCTGACCGTCGAGCTGTCGGGCACGCTGCACGAGCAGCTCACGGCGGGCAAGCTCGACCTGGTGCTGGCCAAACGCCGCCCGGAGGACCCGCACGGCGAGCCGGTGTGGACGGACAGGCTCGTCTGGATCGGCGCGGAGCGGCTCCGCCTCGACCCCGACCGCCCGGTGCCGCTGATCGTCTATCCGCCGCCGGGCATCACCCGGGCCCTGGCGCTGGAGGCGCTGGAGCGCGAGGGCCGGTCCTGGCGCGTCGCCTGCACCAGCGGCAGCCTCAACGGACTGATCGCCGCCGCCCGCGCGGGCCTCGGCGTGATGGCGCATTCCCGCCGTCTGGTGCCCCCCGGTCTGGTCCGTGTCCCGGAGCGGGCCGGGCTGCCGGAGTTGGGCGAGGTCGACTTCGTCCTCGTCCACGGCCGCCGCCCGGGAGCGGCGGCGGGCGCGGCGGACGCCCTCGCGGCGGCCATCCTCTCCGGCGGCGACCGGCTCCACGGCCAAGCGCGCGGGGTGTGA
- a CDS encoding bile acid:sodium symporter family protein translates to MPIDPYIPLLLGTVGVAVLLPARGTAAEVASGASTAAIALLFFLYGARLSTREALDGLKHWRLHITVLACTFVLFPLLGLAARGLEPVFLSHSLYTGLLFLTLVPSTVQSSIAFTSMARGNVPAAICAGSFSSLAGIVITPLLAAALIGGSVGGFSADSVLKIVLQLLVPFVAGQLTRRCGIRRSRAKRVRQGGGGRRAGGFITRHKQILGLVDRGSILLVVYVAFSEGMVRGIWSQVSPLRLGGLLVVEAVLLAVMLLLTWYGGKALRFDREDRIVIQFAGSKKSLAAGLPMASVLFGPEASLAVLPLMLFHQMQLMVCAVIAKRRAKDPVEDAAGESADGAAGESAGESADGASVTERPDEAIRTAVGTGTRSA, encoded by the coding sequence ATGCCGATCGATCCGTACATCCCGCTGTTGCTGGGGACGGTGGGCGTCGCGGTGCTCCTCCCGGCGCGGGGTACGGCCGCCGAGGTCGCGTCGGGCGCGTCCACGGCCGCGATCGCCTTGCTCTTCTTCCTCTACGGGGCCCGGCTCTCCACCCGCGAGGCCCTCGACGGCCTCAAGCACTGGCGGCTCCACATCACCGTCCTGGCCTGCACGTTCGTACTGTTCCCGCTGCTGGGCCTGGCGGCCCGCGGCCTCGAACCGGTGTTCCTGAGCCACTCCCTCTACACCGGGCTGCTCTTCCTCACCCTCGTCCCGTCGACCGTCCAGTCGTCGATCGCCTTCACCTCGATGGCCCGGGGCAACGTCCCCGCCGCGATCTGCGCGGGCTCCTTCTCCTCCCTCGCGGGCATCGTCATCACCCCGCTCCTCGCGGCGGCCCTGATCGGCGGCAGCGTCGGCGGGTTCTCCGCCGACTCGGTGCTGAAGATCGTCCTCCAGCTGCTGGTGCCGTTCGTCGCCGGACAGCTCACCCGCCGCTGCGGAATCAGGCGGAGCCGCGCGAAGCGCGTCAGGCAGGGTGGTGGTGGGAGACGGGCGGGCGGCTTCATCACCCGGCACAAGCAGATCCTCGGGCTCGTCGACCGGGGCTCGATCCTCCTCGTCGTCTATGTCGCGTTCAGCGAGGGCATGGTGCGCGGGATCTGGAGCCAGGTCAGCCCGCTGCGGCTCGGCGGACTCCTCGTCGTCGAGGCCGTGCTGCTCGCGGTGATGCTGCTGCTCACCTGGTACGGCGGCAAGGCCCTGCGCTTCGACCGGGAGGACCGGATCGTCATCCAGTTCGCCGGCTCGAAGAAGTCCCTCGCCGCCGGACTGCCCATGGCGAGCGTCCTGTTCGGCCCCGAGGCCTCCCTCGCCGTCCTGCCGCTGATGCTGTTCCACCAGATGCAGCTGATGGTCTGCGCCGTCATCGCCAAGCGCCGCGCCAAGGACCCGGTGGAGGACGCCGCGGGCGAGTCGGCGGACGGGGCGGCGGGCGAGTCGGCGGGCGAGTCGGCGGACGGGGCGTCGGTCACGGAGCGGCCAGACGAAGCGATACGAACCGCGGTCGGTACAGGGACACGTTCCGCGTGA